GGTACACTCACCTCAGCTTACGGGGTACTGGAACACCATGTCCATCATGAATTATAAAGAGAAAATTGCGCGTCGCGCCGCCCGCGAGATCGGTCGTGGCAACCTGATCAATCTCGGGATCGGCATCCCGACCCTGATCAGCAGCTTTCTGTCTGCTGATGACGGAGTCTGTATTCACTCGGAGAATGGTATTCTTGGTATGGGGCAAGCGGTGACCTTGGCCCAGGCCGATCGTAACCTGATTGATGCCGGCGGGGTGTATGTCGCGGTTGAGCCCGGCGCGGCCTATTTCGATAGTGCCGTCTCTTTTGCTCTGGTGCGCAGCGGCCGGCTTGATATCACTTTTCTGGGGGCGTTGGAAGTCTCGGAGCAGGGCGATCTGGCCAACTGGATCATCCCCGGCAAACT
Above is a genomic segment from Geopsychrobacter electrodiphilus DSM 16401 containing:
- a CDS encoding 3-oxoacid CoA-transferase subunit B, coding for MSIMNYKEKIARRAAREIGRGNLINLGIGIPTLISSFLSADDGVCIHSENGILGMGQAVTLAQADRNLIDAGGVYVAVEPGAAYFDSAVSFALVRSGRLDITFLGALEVSEQGDLANWIIPGKLTPGIGGAMELAQKAKRVIVTMTHTDRNSTPKIVQNCSLPLTAPACVSLIITELAVIAVESGWLVLRELAEGVSAAEVVAKTAAPLQVPDTDLPRF